In a genomic window of uncultured Flavobacterium sp.:
- a CDS encoding glycoside hydrolase family 28 protein encodes MKLKTTSTNLFYLILTLLLISWSKDMIAQNSKDIYAGIEFKMSKIKEPVIPKNTVNIKDFGAVNGGYVLNTKAFADAIAAVSKKGGGKVIIPPGIWLTGPIILKSNLELHAETGALIKFSTDKTLYPIIETSFEGLNTWRCISPIYGKNLENIAFTGNGVWDGSGEAWRQVKKNKLTEEQWKKFVASGGVLNDKKDSWYPSEQYLKGSKGADQNIRLDLKTKEDFEAIHDFLRPVLVSIQNSKRVLFDGPVFQNSPAWNIHPLMIEDLIVRNITVRNPWYSQNGDGLDVESCKNVIIENSSFDVGDDAICIKSGKDKDGRDRNIPCENIIVRNNIVYHGHGGVTVGSEMSGGVRNLHVSNCTFMGTDVGLRFKSTRGRGGIVENIYISDIFMTDIPSQAISFDLYYGGKSIAETLAEGGNKINTKIVPVNEETPHFKNISIKNITIKGAYQAVFLQGLPEMNLKNIEISNLIAKAENGFSIIDADGIKLSNIKLDIEKPTVFEIYNGKNMSFKNIEFNSVSDKAISINGEVSKNIEFTSSPKLDFSKITTINEVVPKDAVKF; translated from the coding sequence ATGAAACTAAAAACCACATCAACCAACCTTTTTTACCTCATTTTGACCCTTTTACTTATTAGTTGGTCAAAAGATATGATTGCTCAAAATTCAAAAGATATTTATGCAGGAATTGAATTTAAAATGTCTAAAATCAAAGAACCTGTAATTCCTAAAAACACGGTAAATATAAAAGATTTTGGTGCTGTAAATGGTGGTTATGTTTTAAATACAAAGGCTTTCGCCGATGCAATTGCTGCAGTTTCAAAAAAAGGCGGCGGAAAAGTGATTATTCCTCCAGGAATCTGGCTTACAGGACCAATTATCTTGAAAAGTAATCTTGAATTGCATGCCGAAACTGGCGCTTTAATAAAATTTTCGACAGATAAAACTTTATATCCTATTATAGAAACCAGTTTTGAAGGTTTAAATACCTGGCGTTGCATCTCTCCTATTTACGGAAAGAATTTAGAAAATATTGCTTTTACAGGAAATGGCGTTTGGGATGGTTCCGGTGAAGCTTGGCGTCAGGTCAAAAAAAATAAACTGACTGAAGAACAATGGAAAAAATTCGTTGCTTCAGGTGGAGTTCTTAACGATAAAAAAGATTCCTGGTATCCATCTGAGCAATATTTAAAAGGTTCTAAAGGTGCAGATCAAAACATTCGATTAGATCTAAAAACCAAAGAAGATTTTGAAGCAATTCACGATTTCCTTCGTCCGGTTTTGGTAAGTATTCAAAATAGTAAAAGAGTATTATTTGACGGACCGGTTTTTCAAAATTCGCCTGCATGGAATATTCATCCTTTGATGATTGAAGATTTAATTGTTCGAAATATCACCGTTAGAAATCCTTGGTATTCACAAAATGGAGATGGTTTGGATGTAGAATCCTGCAAAAATGTAATTATCGAAAATTCTAGTTTTGACGTTGGCGATGATGCAATTTGTATTAAATCAGGAAAAGACAAAGATGGACGTGATCGTAATATTCCATGCGAAAATATTATCGTAAGAAATAATATTGTTTATCACGGACATGGAGGCGTAACGGTTGGAAGTGAAATGTCCGGAGGCGTAAGAAATCTGCATGTTTCAAATTGTACTTTTATGGGGACTGATGTTGGTTTACGCTTTAAAAGTACGCGTGGACGTGGCGGAATTGTAGAAAACATTTATATATCGGATATTTTTATGACTGATATTCCATCTCAGGCAATTTCGTTTGACCTTTATTATGGTGGAAAATCTATTGCAGAAACTTTAGCGGAAGGCGGAAATAAAATTAATACTAAAATAGTTCCGGTAAATGAAGAAACGCCTCATTTTAAGAATATTTCGATCAAAAATATTACAATAAAAGGCGCTTATCAAGCTGTTTTTCTACAAGGTTTACCAGAAATGAATCTTAAAAACATCGAAATTTCCAATTTAATTGCAAAAGCAGAAAATGGTTTTTCGATTATTGATGCTGACGGAATTAAACTTAGTAATATTAAATTAGACATCGAGAAACCAACCGTTTTTGAAATCTATAACGGAAAAAATATGTCTTTTAAAAACATTGAATTCAATTCGGTTTCAGATAAAGCAATTTCGATTAATGGAGAAGTTTCTAAAAATATCGAGTTTACTTCTTCTCCAAAATTAGATTTTTCGAAAATTACAACGATTAATGAAGTTGTCCCGAAAGATGCTGTAAAATTCTAA